CGAATTCACCGTCTCGACGGCGCAAAGAATGGCTACCTTCGGCCTCTCGATGCCATAGGTGCGCGCGAGATCGATCGCGTTCTGGCATATGTCCACCTTGTCTTCGAGAGTCGGGGCGATGTTGATCGCGCCGTCGGTCACGATCAGCACTTTGTGGTAGGTCGGCACGTCCATCACGAAGACGTGGCTGAGGCGCCGCCCCGTGCGCAGGCCGCCCTCCTTCGAAACCACCGCGCCGAGAATCTCGTCGGAATGGAGGCTGCCTTTCATCAGCAGTTCTGCCTTCCCCGTGCGGACCAGCTCGACGGCTATCATCGCGGAATCGTGGCTGCTCTCCACGTCGACGACCTCGACACCGTCGAGCTTGATCGCATGCTTCTGCGCAATTTCGCGGATCTTCGCGGCCGGACCGACGAGGATGGGAATGATGAGGCCCTTCGCCGCGGCATCGATGGCACCGGCCAGCGCCGTTTCTTCGCAGGGATAAGCGACGGCCGTCGGGATCGGGGCGAGGTCGCGGCAGCGGTCGAGGAGTTGCTGGTACTTTCCGGTTCCTGTCTCGGTCATTGCGGTCTTCCTTCGGGAACGGGGGCCGCCTGCGTGGCCGCGGTCCCGGTCTCCCTCAGCAGCATGGTGAGGACGAAAGCGAGCCCGACTCCGTAAAGCAACGGCTCGAACGCTGCCTGGTAGTGCTCGAGCCGGAGATTCTCCGCGCCGGCGCCGGCCTTCACGAGGAGCCCGGCAAAGACGGGGCCGAGCACGGCGCTGAACGTGAAGTTGACGAAATTGACGACGCCCGTGGATGTTCCGCTCAAGTGCGCCGGGTTGGCTTCCTTGATCACGGTGTACGGCAGCATCGCTGCCCCGGACACGATGCCCGTCATGCAGCCGATCAGGTACGGGGGCAGTACGCCAAACGGTCCGTGAAGGATCGCGAACAGGCAGGCCAGAAGCAACAGGGCGGAGGCGGCGATCACGGGCTTGCGCCGGCCGATGCGGTCGGAGACGAAGCCGAGCAGCGGGCAGCCGATGATCCATCCGAGCGGCACCGTCGCCGAACGCATCACTGCGGCCGCGTAGTCGAATCCGTGCGCTTCCTGCAGGTATCGAACACCCCACACCATGTCGAAGATCGTCGTGGGAATGAACATCAATCCCGCAATCACGCCGCAAAGGATCGACTGCGGATTGCGGAAGACGACGGCGAGTGCGCGGGCGGTCTCGCCGACCCACGCGGGATTGCGTGCGGTGCGCGACTGTTTCGGAATCATCGCGAA
The genomic region above belongs to Candidatus Binatia bacterium and contains:
- a CDS encoding bifunctional enoyl-CoA hydratase/phosphate acetyltransferase, with amino-acid sequence MTETGTGKYQQLLDRCRDLAPIPTAVAYPCEETALAGAIDAAAKGLIIPILVGPAAKIREIAQKHAIKLDGVEVVDVESSHDSAMIAVELVRTGKAELLMKGSLHSDEILGAVVSKEGGLRTGRRLSHVFVMDVPTYHKVLIVTDGAINIAPTLEDKVDICQNAIDLARTYGIERPKVAILCAVETVNSRMPATLDAAALCKMAERGQIKGGILDGPLAFDNAISADAARTKGIQSEVAGDPDILLAPDLEAGNMLAKQLSFLANADSAGIVLGAKVPVILTSRADSVRSRIASCAVAMRAAHARRRPLA
- a CDS encoding MFS transporter, whose protein sequence is MSPGARAAGVAWLVTAVYYFYQYALRSAPAVMMPQLSAAFGLSAMGVASMAGLFYYGYSPFSLVAGVAMDRLGPRRVVPFGAAAVGIGALLFATGNPLLASVGRLMQGAGGVFALVGAAYIATTHFPASRAATLIGATQMFGMAGGSAGQFVVGPMIAGGLPWTRFWAAMGVLGLVISVLLFAMIPKQSRTARNPAWVGETARALAVVFRNPQSILCGVIAGLMFIPTTIFDMVWGVRYLQEAHGFDYAAAVMRSATVPLGWIIGCPLLGFVSDRIGRRKPVIAASALLLLACLFAILHGPFGVLPPYLIGCMTGIVSGAAMLPYTVIKEANPAHLSGTSTGVVNFVNFTFSAVLGPVFAGLLVKAGAGAENLRLEHYQAAFEPLLYGVGLAFVLTMLLRETGTAATQAAPVPEGRPQ